The DNA sequence CCGCCGGCCAACAATCCGGCAGCCACGCGGAAGAAGAGGAAGAAGGCAGCGTGTCCCTCTCCATCGGGCTCATCATCGCCGGCGTGGTGTTGATCGGTGTACTCGCGGAATTCATGGCGGCCTTCTTAAGCCAGAGCCTCGAAGGCACCAGCGCGCCACCGGCGCTGATGGCCGTGGTGGTCGCGACGATCTCGGCGTCGCCGGAAATCCTCACCGCACTCCGCTCCGCCTTGCGAAACCGCATGCAGGCCGTGGTCAACATCGCCATGGGTGCATCGCTGTCGACGGTCATTCTCACGGTGCCGGTCATGGAGGGGATCGCGCTTTATACCGGCCAGCCCTTCATCATGGCGATGACACCGGTTCAGACCGTGATGGTCTTCATCACCCTCATCGCCGCCGCCATCAATCTCAATGACGGCGAAACCAATGCGATCGAGGGGATGACGCATTTCATCCTCTTCGCCACCTTCATCATGCTGCTGTTTCTGGGGCTTTAAAAAACCAGGGGCCCACCCAGATTTCCAGTATCTGAAAGGCGTCGTCGAAACCCCTCCGCCGTCATCCTCGGGCTTGACCCGAGGATCCATCGCTCCGGGTTGTGGATCCTCGGGTCAAGCCCGAGGATGACGTCGAATGAGCGGGCATCTATCAAAAACAAAAAAGCCCGGCATCGCTGCCGGGCTTCTTCAATCAATATCAAAAACCGATCAACGGCAATCGGCGCAGAAACGCTGAATGCGCTTGCAGGCTTCTTCCAGCAGGCTTTCCGACGTGGCGTAGGAAATGCGGAAGTTCGGGCCGAGGCCGAAAGCCGATCCCTGCACGACGGCGACGCCTTCGGCTTCCAGAAGCTCGGAGACGAAGTCCACATCCGACTCGATGACCTTGCCAGATGGCGCGGTCTTGCCAATCAGGCCGGCGCAGGACGGGTAGACGTAGAATGCGCCTTCCGGTGACGGGCAATTGATGCCCTTGGCCTGGTTGAGCATGGAGACGACGAGATCACGGCGACCTTCGAAGATTTTCTTGTTGGTCGGAATGAAATCCTGCGTGCCGTTCAGCGCTTCAACAGCCGCCCATTGCGCGATCGAGCTGGCGCCCGAGGTCTGCTGGCCCTGGATCATGTCCATGGCCTTGATCAGCGGCAGCGGGCCGGCCGCGTAACCGATACGCCAGCCGGTCATGGCATAGGCCTTGGAGACGCCGTTCATCGTCAGCGTGCGATCATAGAGCGCAGGCTCAACCTCAACCGGGGTGACGAATTTGAAATCGCCATAGGTGAGGTGCTCGTACATGTCGTCCGTCAGCACCCAGACTTGCGGATGCTTGACCAGCACGTCCGTCAGCGCCTTCAGTTCGTCATGCGAATAGGCGGCACCCGAGGGGTTTGAAGGCGAGTTGAAGACGAACCACTTTGTCTTCGGTGTGATCGCCTTTTCCAGCGCTTCCGGCGTCAGCTTGAAATTGTCTTCAAGCGTGGTGTCGACGAATACAGGCGTGCCGCCGCAGATCGCCACCATTTCCGGGTAGCTGACCCAGTAAGGCGCGGGAATGACGACTTCGTCACCCGGGTTGAGGGTGGCCATGAAGGCGTTGAAAAGTATCTGCTTGCCGCCGGTGCCGACAATCGTCTGCTCCGGCTTGTAGTCGAGGCCGTTTTCGCGCTTGAACTTGTCAGCAATGGCCTTGCGCAGTTCCGGAATGCCGGAAACGGGCGTGTATTTCGTTTCGCCGCGCTTGATGGCGTCGATGGCCGCTTCCTTGATATTATCGGGCGTATCGAAATCCGGCTCGCCGGCGCCAAGGCTGATCACATCGCGGCCCTTCGCTTTCAGCTCACGGGCTTTCTGGGTAACGGCGATGGTGGCGGATGGCTTTACGCGGGAGAGAATGTCGGCAAGGAAGGCCATTTTTAATCGGTCCTATTGGGGTTGACATCGGTAGACGCTGAAAAACTTGTCTTCTGCGGCACTTTCTATGTCGAAAGACAGACCTTCTTTCAAGGTCAAAAGCCGGCTTATGTGCTGTAGCAGGGAATTTAAACCTTCCTTAACCCGGAAGTAACGCTTGATACGCTATATTCGCGAGCCTAGGGGTCGTGTCTCTATAGCTGGTTGAAAAATGGCGCCCAAAAGCATCTTTTCCAGTCTTGTCCGCGAGGTCGATGGCACATGGTCCACGGCCTACCAAACATTCAACCTGAAATCTGCCCTGCAACCCATTTTCCGTCGAACGACGAGCGGCGCGCTCGACATCGATTCCTTCGAAGGTCTGGTGCGGCCGCATCGCAACGGCGAGCCGGTGACACC is a window from the Agrobacterium tumefaciens genome containing:
- a CDS encoding pyridoxal phosphate-dependent aminotransferase; protein product: MAFLADILSRVKPSATIAVTQKARELKAKGRDVISLGAGEPDFDTPDNIKEAAIDAIKRGETKYTPVSGIPELRKAIADKFKRENGLDYKPEQTIVGTGGKQILFNAFMATLNPGDEVVIPAPYWVSYPEMVAICGGTPVFVDTTLEDNFKLTPEALEKAITPKTKWFVFNSPSNPSGAAYSHDELKALTDVLVKHPQVWVLTDDMYEHLTYGDFKFVTPVEVEPALYDRTLTMNGVSKAYAMTGWRIGYAAGPLPLIKAMDMIQGQQTSGASSIAQWAAVEALNGTQDFIPTNKKIFEGRRDLVVSMLNQAKGINCPSPEGAFYVYPSCAGLIGKTAPSGKVIESDVDFVSELLEAEGVAVVQGSAFGLGPNFRISYATSESLLEEACKRIQRFCADCR